TGTTTTATGTTAACATAAAACAAAAAGTATGAAGGAGAATAGGAAATGGTTAACATATTAGTTGCTGATGATGATTTAAGAATACTAAGGTTAATAAATGATTTCTTAAAATTAGAAGGATTTAATGTATATAAAGCGGAAAATGGAAAAGAAGCAATTGAGTTATTTGAAAAAGAAAACATATCACTAGCTATATTAGATATAATGATGCCTATTGTAGATGGGTGGGATGTATGCAAACATATAAAATCAAAATCAGATATTCCAGTACTTATATTAACAGCAAAAGACAGTGATATAGATGAACTCTTTGGTTTTGATATAGGTGCAGATGAATATATGTCAAAGCCATTTAATCCTAAATTACTAATTGCTAGAGTAAAAAACTTATTAAAAAGAGTTAATTCATTGAAAGAAAAGCAAACTTTTAAATATGGAGACATAGTTCTTCAATTAAATAATAATGTAATAAGAGTTAGCGAAAAAGAAATTGAACTTACACCTATAGAATATGAATTAATGTTTATATTTTTAAATAATGTAGGAATATCGCTAAAAAAAGATAAATTATTAGATTTAGTATGGGGCTATGACTACTATGGGGATCCGAGAACATTAGATACTCATATAACAAGGTTAAGAAAAAAATTAGGCTATGAATCAGAGTTGATTAAGAACATAAGAGGTTTTGGCTATGTTTTTGGGAGTTAGTATGAAATCTATAAAAAATAAATTATTAACAGGGATAATACTTATCAACTCAATGATGTTAGTTGGAATATTAATATTTACTATTAACTTCAAAGATATATATATAAAGTATACTAGTTTACAATTAGATAAATTATCAAATGAAATAAAAGTGATATTGAATGAAAATTTAGATGAAAATACATCAAATAAGCTCCTAAAATTAACCGAAAGTAAGGGTGTAAATCTAGATATATATAATAAAGAAGGAAACTTAGCATTTAAGAACAGAATGAGTATGAATAATCATATGATGGGGAAGATGAAAAACAAATATGAAGTAGTAGATAAATACTATATAAATAGAG
The nucleotide sequence above comes from Paraclostridium bifermentans. Encoded proteins:
- a CDS encoding response regulator transcription factor; the encoded protein is MVNILVADDDLRILRLINDFLKLEGFNVYKAENGKEAIELFEKENISLAILDIMMPIVDGWDVCKHIKSKSDIPVLILTAKDSDIDELFGFDIGADEYMSKPFNPKLLIARVKNLLKRVNSLKEKQTFKYGDIVLQLNNNVIRVSEKEIELTPIEYELMFIFLNNVGISLKKDKLLDLVWGYDYYGDPRTLDTHITRLRKKLGYESELIKNIRGFGYVFGS